The proteins below come from a single Asterias rubens chromosome 9, eAstRub1.3, whole genome shotgun sequence genomic window:
- the LOC117294451 gene encoding protein FAM160B1-like isoform X4 → MFTKFAAALHHAVEVLAPTQTLLEDFTFHWKATTHYFNNSKDDKKPVQESNIPSHLDNMLALLTQEELQMEDNQTGPCMEYLLQNKILEMLHILGKADCPPGMKQVVLMFFLNLLGKIRQPLLPHVNVYKPVHRLIKVCGEVRAAPTEKEEIQFLCTVCSKLKESPYLVNFFLELPRQNNRKGRSSSSGSSKSSVDDLTQPEFSLVNSLVSLVQSPDSRIAVKACEGLMLCATLPEKHAAQCIVDHTQFCTLLAERLCTLYNALPLSMDPVDVDSVEAKWGLYMSSDGEDTNKFPGKRQLISLLSWYDYCDQVIVEAHPIVARALAKQIKERFLVPIMEQLLLQSSEVGILTSTAHLVKFVKMTSSPALLDVLVKFILCEDTQPEKPGEGGSKLRQRLIERCDHLSDEICIMSLKLFETLFCKSNRHIITNLVLRNLLSRGYHSRSGHSEPNSDQGSSNSASSDSGVDTAISNGPKSPGVEPASPMRDGEAPSVAEAVTEEVKATPLSPSASLSDSEADEQPSIHKIVNSFLNLMPDEARSSYLTGDIGYDMYLREAHRLFRECTVNCLPYDWQNYPTPLERCSNDAFYEGAFLKILFDKLSRMLDQTYEVNLQVTSLLSKICLFPHPHIQEFFLDPYLPSAPGCRTLHTVLTRVIADLTSRIKSIPDFQKQVCVVRKQLMGMVEEDDSLPYIDLLEGVIVLEEFSKELAAIAFVKFHAASGRT, encoded by the exons ATGTTTACCAAGTTTGCTGCGGCCCTGCACCATGCAGTTGAAGTG CTTGCACCGACTCAAACACTCCTTGAAGATTTCACTTTCCACTGGAAGGCCACTACGCATTACTTTAACAACAGTAAAG ATGACAAGAAACCGGTACAAGAGAGCAACATCCCATCTCACCTTGACAACATGCTGGCCTTGTTGACTCAAGAAGAACTGCAGATGGAGGATAATCAGACAGGGCCCTGCATGGAGTACCTCTTACAAAACAAGATACTGGAGATGTTACACATTCTAGGCAAAGCGGAT TGCCCTCCCGGCATGAAGCAAGTCGTCTTGATGTTCTTCCTGAATCTTCTTGGCAAGATACGGCAACCTCTTCTTCCCCACGTCAACGTCTACAAACCTGTTCAT AGATTAATCAAAGTGTGTGGTGAAGTCCGAGCGGCTCCGACCGAGAAAGAAGAGATTCAATTCCTGTGTACTGTGTGTTCCAAACTTAAAGAAAGTCCCTACTTGGTCAACTTCTTCCTAGAG cTTCCAAGACAGAATAATAGAAAAGGTCGGAGTAGCTCGTCTGGAAGTAGCAAGTCTAGTGTTGACGATCTTACACAACCAGAGTTCAGTCTGGTCAACTCACTTGTATCCCTCGTGCAAAGTCCA GATAGCAGAATAGCAGTGAAGGCATGCGAGGGATTGATGTTATGTGCTACCCTACCAGAGAAGCACGCTGCTCAGTGTATTGTGGATCATACTCAGTTCTGTACTCTACTTGCCGAGAGACTCTGTACCCTTTATAACGCTCTTCCATTATCCATGGATCCTGTGGATGTTGATAGCGTGGAGGCAAAGTGGGG TTTATACATGTCAAGCGATGGGGAGGACACCAACAAGTTCCCTGGTAAACGACAGCTCATCTCATTACTGTCATGGTACGATTACTGCGATCAGGTGATCGTTGAGGCGCATCCAATCGTTGCTCGGGCGTTAGCCAAGCAGATCAAGGAGCGATTCCTGGTCCCAATCATGGAGCAGCTCTTATTGCAATC GTCGGAGGTCGGCATCTTGACCAGCACAGCACACTTGGTCAAGTTTGTCAAGATGACTTCCTCCCCCGCTCTCCTTGATGTACTGGTTAAGTTCATCCTATGTGAAGACACACAGCCAGAGAAGCCGGGGGAGGGAGGCAGCAAGCTGAGACAGCGCCTGATAGAGAGATGTGATCATTTATCTGACGAG ATCTGTATAATGTCACTGAAGCTGTTTGAGACGCTATTCTGCAAATCCAATCGTCACATCATTACCAACCTTGTTCTCCGTAACCTCCTATCTCGCGGCTACCACAGCCGGTCCGGACACTCGGAACCCAACAGTGACCAGGGGTCAAGTAACAGTGCCTCAAGCGATAGCGGAGTAGACACAGCAATAAGCAATGGACCGAAGAGTCCTGGTGTCGAGCCTGCCTCCCCCATGAGGGACGGTGAGGCGCCCTCGGTGGCAGAGGCAGTAACAGAAGAAGTAAAGGCGACCCCGCTCTCTCCGTCAGCATCTTTGTCCGATTCAGAAGCAGATGAGCAGCCTAGTATTCACAAGATTGTCAATAG TTTCCTGAATCTGATGCCCGATGAAGCAAGATCGTCTTATCTTACTGGTGACATTGGTTACGACATGTACCTCAGAGAGGCCCATAGACTG TTCCGTGAGTGTACAGTGAACTGTCTTCCCTACGATTGGCAGAACTACCCAACACCTTTAGAGCGTTGCTCCAATGATGCATTTTACGAAGGTGCCTTTCTGAAAATTCTCTTTGACAAGCTGTCAAGGATGTTGGATCAG ACGTACGAGGTCAACTTACAGGTGACCTCACTCCTCTCCAAGATCTGCCTGTTCCCTCATCCACATATCCAGGAGTTTTTCTTGGATCCATATCTACCCAGTGCCCCTGGCTGCAGAACACTACACACGGTCCTAACAAGA gtaATAGCAGACCTTACCTCTCGGATCAAGTCAATTCCAGACTTCCAGAAACAGGTCTGCGTGGTAAGGAAACAACTGATGGGGATGGTAGAGGAAGACGATAG
- the LOC117294451 gene encoding protein FAM160B1-like isoform X3: protein MFTKFAAALHHAVEVTLGDSDHRLAPTQTLLEDFTFHWKATTHYFNNSKDDKKPVQESNIPSHLDNMLALLTQEELQMEDNQTGPCMEYLLQNKILEMLHILGKADCPPGMKQVVLMFFLNLLGKIRQPLLPHVNVYKPVHRLIKVCGEVRAAPTEKEEIQFLCTVCSKLKESPYLVNFFLELPRQNNRKGRSSSSGSSKSSVDDLTQPEFSLVNSLVSLVQSPDSRIAVKACEGLMLCATLPEKHAAQCIVDHTQFCTLLAERLCTLYNALPLSMDPVDVDSVEAKWGLYMSSDGEDTNKFPGKRQLISLLSWYDYCDQVIVEAHPIVARALAKQIKERFLVPIMEQLLLQSSEVGILTSTAHLVKFVKMTSSPALLDVLVKFILCEDTQPEKPGEGGSKLRQRLIERCDHLSDEICIMSLKLFETLFCKSNRHIITNLVLRNLLSRGYHSRSGHSEPNSDQGSSNSASSDSGVDTAISNGPKSPGVEPASPMRDGEAPSVAEAVTEEVKATPLSPSASLSDSEADEQPSIHKIVNSFLNLMPDEARSSYLTGDIGYDMYLREAHRLFRECTVNCLPYDWQNYPTPLERCSNDAFYEGAFLKILFDKLSRMLDQTYEVNLQVTSLLSKICLFPHPHIQEFFLDPYLPSAPGCRTLHTVLTRVIADLTSRIKSIPDFQKQVCVVRKQLMGMVEEDDSLPYIDLLEGVIVLEEFSKELAAIAFVKFHAASGRT from the exons ATGTTTACCAAGTTTGCTGCGGCCCTGCACCATGCAGTTGAAGTG ACTTTGGGCGATTCAGATCATCGG CTTGCACCGACTCAAACACTCCTTGAAGATTTCACTTTCCACTGGAAGGCCACTACGCATTACTTTAACAACAGTAAAG ATGACAAGAAACCGGTACAAGAGAGCAACATCCCATCTCACCTTGACAACATGCTGGCCTTGTTGACTCAAGAAGAACTGCAGATGGAGGATAATCAGACAGGGCCCTGCATGGAGTACCTCTTACAAAACAAGATACTGGAGATGTTACACATTCTAGGCAAAGCGGAT TGCCCTCCCGGCATGAAGCAAGTCGTCTTGATGTTCTTCCTGAATCTTCTTGGCAAGATACGGCAACCTCTTCTTCCCCACGTCAACGTCTACAAACCTGTTCAT AGATTAATCAAAGTGTGTGGTGAAGTCCGAGCGGCTCCGACCGAGAAAGAAGAGATTCAATTCCTGTGTACTGTGTGTTCCAAACTTAAAGAAAGTCCCTACTTGGTCAACTTCTTCCTAGAG cTTCCAAGACAGAATAATAGAAAAGGTCGGAGTAGCTCGTCTGGAAGTAGCAAGTCTAGTGTTGACGATCTTACACAACCAGAGTTCAGTCTGGTCAACTCACTTGTATCCCTCGTGCAAAGTCCA GATAGCAGAATAGCAGTGAAGGCATGCGAGGGATTGATGTTATGTGCTACCCTACCAGAGAAGCACGCTGCTCAGTGTATTGTGGATCATACTCAGTTCTGTACTCTACTTGCCGAGAGACTCTGTACCCTTTATAACGCTCTTCCATTATCCATGGATCCTGTGGATGTTGATAGCGTGGAGGCAAAGTGGGG TTTATACATGTCAAGCGATGGGGAGGACACCAACAAGTTCCCTGGTAAACGACAGCTCATCTCATTACTGTCATGGTACGATTACTGCGATCAGGTGATCGTTGAGGCGCATCCAATCGTTGCTCGGGCGTTAGCCAAGCAGATCAAGGAGCGATTCCTGGTCCCAATCATGGAGCAGCTCTTATTGCAATC GTCGGAGGTCGGCATCTTGACCAGCACAGCACACTTGGTCAAGTTTGTCAAGATGACTTCCTCCCCCGCTCTCCTTGATGTACTGGTTAAGTTCATCCTATGTGAAGACACACAGCCAGAGAAGCCGGGGGAGGGAGGCAGCAAGCTGAGACAGCGCCTGATAGAGAGATGTGATCATTTATCTGACGAG ATCTGTATAATGTCACTGAAGCTGTTTGAGACGCTATTCTGCAAATCCAATCGTCACATCATTACCAACCTTGTTCTCCGTAACCTCCTATCTCGCGGCTACCACAGCCGGTCCGGACACTCGGAACCCAACAGTGACCAGGGGTCAAGTAACAGTGCCTCAAGCGATAGCGGAGTAGACACAGCAATAAGCAATGGACCGAAGAGTCCTGGTGTCGAGCCTGCCTCCCCCATGAGGGACGGTGAGGCGCCCTCGGTGGCAGAGGCAGTAACAGAAGAAGTAAAGGCGACCCCGCTCTCTCCGTCAGCATCTTTGTCCGATTCAGAAGCAGATGAGCAGCCTAGTATTCACAAGATTGTCAATAG TTTCCTGAATCTGATGCCCGATGAAGCAAGATCGTCTTATCTTACTGGTGACATTGGTTACGACATGTACCTCAGAGAGGCCCATAGACTG TTCCGTGAGTGTACAGTGAACTGTCTTCCCTACGATTGGCAGAACTACCCAACACCTTTAGAGCGTTGCTCCAATGATGCATTTTACGAAGGTGCCTTTCTGAAAATTCTCTTTGACAAGCTGTCAAGGATGTTGGATCAG ACGTACGAGGTCAACTTACAGGTGACCTCACTCCTCTCCAAGATCTGCCTGTTCCCTCATCCACATATCCAGGAGTTTTTCTTGGATCCATATCTACCCAGTGCCCCTGGCTGCAGAACACTACACACGGTCCTAACAAGA gtaATAGCAGACCTTACCTCTCGGATCAAGTCAATTCCAGACTTCCAGAAACAGGTCTGCGTGGTAAGGAAACAACTGATGGGGATGGTAGAGGAAGACGATAG
- the LOC117294451 gene encoding protein FAM160B1-like isoform X1 — protein MFTKFAAALHHAVEVTLGDSDHRLAPTQTLLEDFTFHWKATTHYFNNSKDDKKPVQESNIPSHLDNMLALLTQEELQMEDNQTGPCMEYLLQNKILEMLHILGKADCPPGMKQVVLMFFLNLLGKIRQPLLPHVNVYKPVHRLIKVCGEVRAAPTEKEEIQFLCTVCSKLKESPYLVNFFLELPRQNNRKGRSSSSGSSKSSVDDLTQPEFSLVNSLVSLVQSPDSRIAVKACEGLMLCATLPEKHAAQCIVDHTQFCTLLAERLCTLYNALPLSMDPVDVDSVEAKWGLYMSSDGEDTNKFPGKRQLISLLSWYDYCDQVIVEAHPIVARALAKQIKERFLVPIMEQLLLQSSEVGILTSTAHLVKFVKMTSSPALLDVLVKFILCEDTQPEKPGEGGSKLRQRLIERCDHLSDEICIMSLKLFETLFCKSNRHIITNLVLRNLLSRGYHSRSGHSEPNSDQGSSNSASSDSGVDTAISNGPKSPGVEPASPMRDGEAPSVAEAVTEEVKATPLSPSASLSDSEADEQPSIHKIVNSFLNLMPDEARSSYLTGDIGYDMYLREAHRLFRECTVNCLPYDWQNYPTPLERCSNDAFYEGAFLKILFDKLSRMLDQTYEVNLQVTSLLSKICLFPHPHIQEFFLDPYLPSAPGCRTLHTVLTRVIADLTSRIKSIPDFQKQVCVVRKQLMGMVEEDDRGKKTIAPIMNLPYIDLLEGVIVLEEFSKELAAIAFVKFHAASGRT, from the exons ATGTTTACCAAGTTTGCTGCGGCCCTGCACCATGCAGTTGAAGTG ACTTTGGGCGATTCAGATCATCGG CTTGCACCGACTCAAACACTCCTTGAAGATTTCACTTTCCACTGGAAGGCCACTACGCATTACTTTAACAACAGTAAAG ATGACAAGAAACCGGTACAAGAGAGCAACATCCCATCTCACCTTGACAACATGCTGGCCTTGTTGACTCAAGAAGAACTGCAGATGGAGGATAATCAGACAGGGCCCTGCATGGAGTACCTCTTACAAAACAAGATACTGGAGATGTTACACATTCTAGGCAAAGCGGAT TGCCCTCCCGGCATGAAGCAAGTCGTCTTGATGTTCTTCCTGAATCTTCTTGGCAAGATACGGCAACCTCTTCTTCCCCACGTCAACGTCTACAAACCTGTTCAT AGATTAATCAAAGTGTGTGGTGAAGTCCGAGCGGCTCCGACCGAGAAAGAAGAGATTCAATTCCTGTGTACTGTGTGTTCCAAACTTAAAGAAAGTCCCTACTTGGTCAACTTCTTCCTAGAG cTTCCAAGACAGAATAATAGAAAAGGTCGGAGTAGCTCGTCTGGAAGTAGCAAGTCTAGTGTTGACGATCTTACACAACCAGAGTTCAGTCTGGTCAACTCACTTGTATCCCTCGTGCAAAGTCCA GATAGCAGAATAGCAGTGAAGGCATGCGAGGGATTGATGTTATGTGCTACCCTACCAGAGAAGCACGCTGCTCAGTGTATTGTGGATCATACTCAGTTCTGTACTCTACTTGCCGAGAGACTCTGTACCCTTTATAACGCTCTTCCATTATCCATGGATCCTGTGGATGTTGATAGCGTGGAGGCAAAGTGGGG TTTATACATGTCAAGCGATGGGGAGGACACCAACAAGTTCCCTGGTAAACGACAGCTCATCTCATTACTGTCATGGTACGATTACTGCGATCAGGTGATCGTTGAGGCGCATCCAATCGTTGCTCGGGCGTTAGCCAAGCAGATCAAGGAGCGATTCCTGGTCCCAATCATGGAGCAGCTCTTATTGCAATC GTCGGAGGTCGGCATCTTGACCAGCACAGCACACTTGGTCAAGTTTGTCAAGATGACTTCCTCCCCCGCTCTCCTTGATGTACTGGTTAAGTTCATCCTATGTGAAGACACACAGCCAGAGAAGCCGGGGGAGGGAGGCAGCAAGCTGAGACAGCGCCTGATAGAGAGATGTGATCATTTATCTGACGAG ATCTGTATAATGTCACTGAAGCTGTTTGAGACGCTATTCTGCAAATCCAATCGTCACATCATTACCAACCTTGTTCTCCGTAACCTCCTATCTCGCGGCTACCACAGCCGGTCCGGACACTCGGAACCCAACAGTGACCAGGGGTCAAGTAACAGTGCCTCAAGCGATAGCGGAGTAGACACAGCAATAAGCAATGGACCGAAGAGTCCTGGTGTCGAGCCTGCCTCCCCCATGAGGGACGGTGAGGCGCCCTCGGTGGCAGAGGCAGTAACAGAAGAAGTAAAGGCGACCCCGCTCTCTCCGTCAGCATCTTTGTCCGATTCAGAAGCAGATGAGCAGCCTAGTATTCACAAGATTGTCAATAG TTTCCTGAATCTGATGCCCGATGAAGCAAGATCGTCTTATCTTACTGGTGACATTGGTTACGACATGTACCTCAGAGAGGCCCATAGACTG TTCCGTGAGTGTACAGTGAACTGTCTTCCCTACGATTGGCAGAACTACCCAACACCTTTAGAGCGTTGCTCCAATGATGCATTTTACGAAGGTGCCTTTCTGAAAATTCTCTTTGACAAGCTGTCAAGGATGTTGGATCAG ACGTACGAGGTCAACTTACAGGTGACCTCACTCCTCTCCAAGATCTGCCTGTTCCCTCATCCACATATCCAGGAGTTTTTCTTGGATCCATATCTACCCAGTGCCCCTGGCTGCAGAACACTACACACGGTCCTAACAAGA gtaATAGCAGACCTTACCTCTCGGATCAAGTCAATTCCAGACTTCCAGAAACAGGTCTGCGTGGTAAGGAAACAACTGATGGGGATGGTAGAGGAAGACGATAG
- the LOC117294451 gene encoding protein FAM160B1-like isoform X2 — protein MFTKFAAALHHAVEVLAPTQTLLEDFTFHWKATTHYFNNSKDDKKPVQESNIPSHLDNMLALLTQEELQMEDNQTGPCMEYLLQNKILEMLHILGKADCPPGMKQVVLMFFLNLLGKIRQPLLPHVNVYKPVHRLIKVCGEVRAAPTEKEEIQFLCTVCSKLKESPYLVNFFLELPRQNNRKGRSSSSGSSKSSVDDLTQPEFSLVNSLVSLVQSPDSRIAVKACEGLMLCATLPEKHAAQCIVDHTQFCTLLAERLCTLYNALPLSMDPVDVDSVEAKWGLYMSSDGEDTNKFPGKRQLISLLSWYDYCDQVIVEAHPIVARALAKQIKERFLVPIMEQLLLQSSEVGILTSTAHLVKFVKMTSSPALLDVLVKFILCEDTQPEKPGEGGSKLRQRLIERCDHLSDEICIMSLKLFETLFCKSNRHIITNLVLRNLLSRGYHSRSGHSEPNSDQGSSNSASSDSGVDTAISNGPKSPGVEPASPMRDGEAPSVAEAVTEEVKATPLSPSASLSDSEADEQPSIHKIVNSFLNLMPDEARSSYLTGDIGYDMYLREAHRLFRECTVNCLPYDWQNYPTPLERCSNDAFYEGAFLKILFDKLSRMLDQTYEVNLQVTSLLSKICLFPHPHIQEFFLDPYLPSAPGCRTLHTVLTRVIADLTSRIKSIPDFQKQVCVVRKQLMGMVEEDDRGKKTIAPIMNLPYIDLLEGVIVLEEFSKELAAIAFVKFHAASGRT, from the exons ATGTTTACCAAGTTTGCTGCGGCCCTGCACCATGCAGTTGAAGTG CTTGCACCGACTCAAACACTCCTTGAAGATTTCACTTTCCACTGGAAGGCCACTACGCATTACTTTAACAACAGTAAAG ATGACAAGAAACCGGTACAAGAGAGCAACATCCCATCTCACCTTGACAACATGCTGGCCTTGTTGACTCAAGAAGAACTGCAGATGGAGGATAATCAGACAGGGCCCTGCATGGAGTACCTCTTACAAAACAAGATACTGGAGATGTTACACATTCTAGGCAAAGCGGAT TGCCCTCCCGGCATGAAGCAAGTCGTCTTGATGTTCTTCCTGAATCTTCTTGGCAAGATACGGCAACCTCTTCTTCCCCACGTCAACGTCTACAAACCTGTTCAT AGATTAATCAAAGTGTGTGGTGAAGTCCGAGCGGCTCCGACCGAGAAAGAAGAGATTCAATTCCTGTGTACTGTGTGTTCCAAACTTAAAGAAAGTCCCTACTTGGTCAACTTCTTCCTAGAG cTTCCAAGACAGAATAATAGAAAAGGTCGGAGTAGCTCGTCTGGAAGTAGCAAGTCTAGTGTTGACGATCTTACACAACCAGAGTTCAGTCTGGTCAACTCACTTGTATCCCTCGTGCAAAGTCCA GATAGCAGAATAGCAGTGAAGGCATGCGAGGGATTGATGTTATGTGCTACCCTACCAGAGAAGCACGCTGCTCAGTGTATTGTGGATCATACTCAGTTCTGTACTCTACTTGCCGAGAGACTCTGTACCCTTTATAACGCTCTTCCATTATCCATGGATCCTGTGGATGTTGATAGCGTGGAGGCAAAGTGGGG TTTATACATGTCAAGCGATGGGGAGGACACCAACAAGTTCCCTGGTAAACGACAGCTCATCTCATTACTGTCATGGTACGATTACTGCGATCAGGTGATCGTTGAGGCGCATCCAATCGTTGCTCGGGCGTTAGCCAAGCAGATCAAGGAGCGATTCCTGGTCCCAATCATGGAGCAGCTCTTATTGCAATC GTCGGAGGTCGGCATCTTGACCAGCACAGCACACTTGGTCAAGTTTGTCAAGATGACTTCCTCCCCCGCTCTCCTTGATGTACTGGTTAAGTTCATCCTATGTGAAGACACACAGCCAGAGAAGCCGGGGGAGGGAGGCAGCAAGCTGAGACAGCGCCTGATAGAGAGATGTGATCATTTATCTGACGAG ATCTGTATAATGTCACTGAAGCTGTTTGAGACGCTATTCTGCAAATCCAATCGTCACATCATTACCAACCTTGTTCTCCGTAACCTCCTATCTCGCGGCTACCACAGCCGGTCCGGACACTCGGAACCCAACAGTGACCAGGGGTCAAGTAACAGTGCCTCAAGCGATAGCGGAGTAGACACAGCAATAAGCAATGGACCGAAGAGTCCTGGTGTCGAGCCTGCCTCCCCCATGAGGGACGGTGAGGCGCCCTCGGTGGCAGAGGCAGTAACAGAAGAAGTAAAGGCGACCCCGCTCTCTCCGTCAGCATCTTTGTCCGATTCAGAAGCAGATGAGCAGCCTAGTATTCACAAGATTGTCAATAG TTTCCTGAATCTGATGCCCGATGAAGCAAGATCGTCTTATCTTACTGGTGACATTGGTTACGACATGTACCTCAGAGAGGCCCATAGACTG TTCCGTGAGTGTACAGTGAACTGTCTTCCCTACGATTGGCAGAACTACCCAACACCTTTAGAGCGTTGCTCCAATGATGCATTTTACGAAGGTGCCTTTCTGAAAATTCTCTTTGACAAGCTGTCAAGGATGTTGGATCAG ACGTACGAGGTCAACTTACAGGTGACCTCACTCCTCTCCAAGATCTGCCTGTTCCCTCATCCACATATCCAGGAGTTTTTCTTGGATCCATATCTACCCAGTGCCCCTGGCTGCAGAACACTACACACGGTCCTAACAAGA gtaATAGCAGACCTTACCTCTCGGATCAAGTCAATTCCAGACTTCCAGAAACAGGTCTGCGTGGTAAGGAAACAACTGATGGGGATGGTAGAGGAAGACGATAG